A window of Exiguobacterium sp. FSL W8-0210 contains these coding sequences:
- a CDS encoding aspartate-semialdehyde dehydrogenase — translation MYHVAVIGATGAVGQKMLQVLAELDFPVSRLSAYASARSAGNTVQFKGEDITIQALTPNITEDGIDVALFAAGGTISEQYAPLLAENGTLVVDNSSAFRMQETIPLVVPEVNPQAIQATDRLIANPNCSTIQSVVALAPLQSLGFERVNYTTYQAVSGSGQKGIEDLARGARGEEPVNYPHPIHDNILPHIDVFLENGYTKEEQKMIDETRKIFNLPALPVSATCVRVPVTNSHSVAINVTFTQSTTVAAIREALEGAPGVVLIDDVANTRYPMPLNASGTDDVYVGRIRQDDSLANTFHLWCVADNIRKGAASNAVQVARQAIEQSIHS, via the coding sequence ATGTATCATGTAGCCGTCATCGGAGCAACCGGCGCCGTCGGTCAAAAAATGTTACAAGTACTAGCCGAACTGGACTTCCCGGTCAGCCGCCTGTCCGCTTACGCTTCTGCTCGTTCAGCAGGGAACACGGTACAGTTCAAGGGAGAAGATATTACGATCCAAGCGCTGACGCCAAACATCACGGAAGACGGGATCGATGTCGCGTTGTTCGCAGCGGGCGGAACGATCAGTGAGCAATATGCCCCGTTACTAGCTGAAAACGGAACACTCGTCGTTGATAATTCAAGTGCCTTCCGGATGCAGGAGACGATTCCACTCGTCGTGCCAGAAGTCAATCCGCAAGCGATTCAAGCAACGGACCGCTTGATCGCAAATCCGAACTGTTCGACGATTCAATCCGTCGTCGCCTTAGCACCGCTCCAGTCACTGGGATTCGAGCGTGTCAACTATACGACGTATCAGGCCGTATCCGGTTCTGGTCAAAAAGGAATCGAGGATCTGGCACGTGGAGCACGCGGAGAAGAGCCCGTCAATTATCCGCATCCGATTCACGATAACATCTTGCCACATATCGATGTGTTCCTTGAGAACGGCTATACGAAAGAAGAGCAGAAGATGATTGACGAAACACGGAAAATCTTCAATCTTCCAGCACTACCAGTCAGCGCGACATGTGTGCGTGTTCCAGTCACGAATTCTCACTCGGTTGCGATCAACGTCACGTTTACGCAGTCGACGACGGTTGCAGCGATCCGTGAAGCACTTGAAGGCGCACCGGGCGTCGTCCTCATCGATGATGTCGCGAATACGCGTTATCCGATGCCACTCAATGCAAGTGGTACGGACGACGTCTACGTCGGTCGGATTCGACAAGATGATAGTCTCGCGAACACGTTCCATCTCTGGTGTGTAGCCGACAACATTCGAAAAGGTGCCGCCTCGAATGCCGTACAAGTCGCACGCCAAGCAATCGAACAGTCGATTCATTCATAA
- a CDS encoding argininosuccinate synthase, with amino-acid sequence MSKQKLILAYSGGLDTSVAIKWLSKDYDVIALCMDVGEGKDLSVIKEKALLVGAIESIVLDVKEEFAQDFVLPALQYGAHYENAYPLISALSRPLIAEKLVEVAHQHGATAVAHGCTGKGNDQVRFEVSVAALDPSLEVIAPVREWKWSREEEIAYAKENNVPIPINLDSPYSIDMNLWGRSNECGVLENPWTEPPQDAYALTVAPEDAPDQAEEVIIGFEAGVPVSINGTTYPLAKLITELNIIAGAHGVGRIDHVENRLVGIKSREVYECPGATVLLKAHAALETITLTKDVAHFKPLLSKQYAETIYNGLFHAPLTKGLKAFLTATQQDVTGEVRVKLFKGNATVTGRQSAVSLYDEKLATYTKEDAFDHEAAKGFIKLHGLAVSTHASVHRQAGVTK; translated from the coding sequence ATGTCGAAACAAAAATTGATCTTAGCGTACTCTGGGGGACTTGATACATCGGTAGCCATCAAATGGTTGAGCAAGGACTATGACGTCATTGCCTTATGCATGGATGTCGGAGAAGGAAAAGATTTATCCGTCATTAAAGAAAAAGCACTCCTCGTCGGTGCGATCGAATCGATCGTCCTCGATGTTAAAGAAGAATTCGCACAAGACTTCGTCTTGCCAGCACTTCAATATGGCGCTCATTACGAAAATGCCTATCCGTTGATTTCAGCGCTTTCGCGTCCGTTGATCGCAGAAAAGCTTGTCGAAGTCGCGCATCAACATGGTGCAACGGCGGTCGCTCACGGATGTACCGGAAAAGGGAACGACCAAGTCCGGTTCGAAGTTTCGGTCGCAGCACTTGATCCATCACTCGAAGTCATCGCACCGGTTCGGGAATGGAAATGGTCACGGGAAGAAGAGATCGCCTATGCGAAAGAAAACAACGTGCCGATCCCGATCAACCTCGACAGCCCATACTCAATCGACATGAACCTCTGGGGACGGAGTAACGAGTGTGGCGTCCTAGAAAACCCTTGGACAGAGCCACCGCAAGACGCTTACGCGTTAACAGTAGCGCCAGAAGACGCTCCGGATCAGGCAGAAGAAGTCATCATTGGCTTTGAAGCAGGTGTTCCGGTCTCGATCAACGGAACGACGTATCCACTGGCGAAACTGATCACGGAACTGAACATCATCGCTGGTGCACATGGGGTCGGACGGATCGACCACGTCGAGAACCGTCTCGTCGGTATCAAATCGCGGGAAGTCTATGAGTGCCCAGGAGCAACGGTTTTACTCAAAGCTCACGCTGCACTCGAGACGATTACATTGACGAAGGACGTCGCGCATTTCAAACCACTACTCAGCAAACAATATGCAGAAACGATCTATAACGGTCTCTTCCATGCACCATTGACAAAAGGCTTGAAAGCATTCCTGACGGCGACACAACAGGACGTCACAGGAGAAGTTCGCGTTAAACTGTTCAAAGGAAACGCAACCGTGACAGGTCGTCAGTCCGCTGTCTCACTCTACGATGAGAAACTTGCGACGTATACGAAAGAAGACGCGTTCGATCATGAAGCAGCAAAAGGCTTCATCAAATTACACGGACTTGCCGTTTCGACGCATGCGAGCGTACATCGTCAGGCGGGTGTCACGAAATGA
- a CDS encoding alanyl-tRNA editing protein, which yields MNDQPVLDVQIEDGVVWHQLATPLTGDVTGIVDDAVRIDHAAQHTAQHVISAILQDESNIKTLSFRTGSEVSTLDIETPKWTTMQQEQLDRRLRHVIEQGLPITATEYDEAEALRLPLRKTPQVEGRIRVVQIGTLDYSACGGTHLDSTAQLESILFTGVERIRGNIRLSYVAKERAYQLVQAERRALREAAQALSVKPVQMLEAVQALQEEQKRLTKQIEHAQEQLATFTLAHALEQQEGILVFEHLDEEIKISEQLAKAIQEAGRVGVVWNATTNKLLMSSPGEPHLGKFAKAHVQAFNGRGGGSAVQAQAQFTNRDDAMAYVDRLREEYQS from the coding sequence TTGAACGACCAACCGGTCCTTGACGTTCAAATCGAAGACGGTGTCGTCTGGCACCAACTGGCGACGCCGCTCACAGGTGACGTCACCGGTATCGTAGATGACGCAGTCCGAATCGATCATGCGGCGCAGCATACGGCACAACATGTCATCTCTGCAATCCTACAAGATGAATCAAATATCAAGACACTCAGTTTTCGGACGGGAAGTGAGGTCTCGACGCTTGATATCGAGACACCTAAATGGACAACTATGCAACAAGAACAGCTGGATCGACGATTACGACATGTGATTGAACAAGGATTACCGATCACGGCGACAGAGTATGACGAGGCGGAAGCGCTACGCTTACCATTAAGAAAAACACCACAAGTTGAAGGACGAATTCGTGTCGTTCAAATCGGCACACTCGATTATAGTGCATGTGGCGGGACGCATCTTGATTCGACGGCACAGCTCGAGTCGATTCTCTTTACCGGAGTCGAGCGGATTCGTGGAAATATTCGTCTGTCCTATGTCGCGAAGGAACGGGCATACCAACTCGTTCAGGCAGAACGACGAGCCTTACGGGAAGCGGCGCAAGCCTTGTCGGTCAAACCAGTTCAAATGCTAGAAGCCGTCCAAGCGTTACAAGAAGAGCAGAAACGCTTAACGAAACAGATCGAACACGCCCAGGAACAACTCGCAACGTTCACACTCGCTCACGCTTTAGAACAACAAGAAGGCATTCTTGTGTTTGAACATCTGGATGAAGAAATCAAAATATCCGAGCAACTTGCTAAAGCGATTCAAGAAGCGGGACGCGTCGGCGTCGTCTGGAATGCGACGACGAACAAGCTACTGATGAGTAGTCCAGGTGAACCCCATCTCGGGAAGTTCGCTAAAGCACATGTTCAAGCATTCAATGGGCGAGGCGGAGGAAGTGCGGTTCAGGCACAGGCACAATTTACGAATCGGGATGATGCGATGGCATATGTCGATCGATTACGGGAGGAATATCAGTCATGA
- the phnF gene encoding phosphonate metabolism transcriptional regulator PhnF: MIQHINKNSPLPIYYQIEAALKQQIESGVLQPGDLIPSEREFAEAHQISRMTVRQAISNLVNAGYLIRQKGRGTFVANKKIVMQLSGLTSFSEEMEHLGLEPTSALLSYQIIDASMTIANKLRIREGASVYELKRLRIADEQALALETVYIPEQLLPGLDQDVATASLYAFAEASGLNLGRASQTFESRLATKEEAGHLGLSTASPVLSVEQLTYLTTEQPFEYVISAYRGDRYTFTVEMERQR, translated from the coding sequence GTGATTCAGCATATCAATAAAAATTCACCACTCCCCATCTACTATCAAATCGAAGCTGCCTTAAAACAACAAATCGAAAGCGGTGTTCTTCAACCTGGCGATTTGATCCCGTCCGAGCGCGAATTTGCGGAAGCGCACCAAATCAGCCGAATGACGGTCCGACAAGCCATTTCAAACTTGGTCAACGCCGGTTACTTGATTCGTCAAAAAGGACGTGGAACATTCGTCGCGAATAAAAAAATCGTCATGCAACTGTCTGGATTGACGAGTTTCTCGGAAGAGATGGAGCACTTAGGTTTAGAACCGACGAGTGCGCTACTTTCCTATCAAATCATCGACGCCTCGATGACGATTGCCAATAAGCTACGGATTCGCGAAGGGGCATCGGTGTATGAACTGAAACGTTTACGAATTGCAGATGAGCAAGCGCTTGCCCTTGAGACCGTCTATATCCCGGAACAGCTCTTACCTGGACTCGATCAAGACGTCGCGACCGCATCGCTCTATGCATTTGCAGAAGCGAGCGGATTAAATCTTGGACGTGCGAGTCAAACGTTCGAATCACGTCTTGCAACGAAGGAAGAGGCGGGCCATCTTGGTCTATCGACCGCTTCGCCTGTCTTATCTGTCGAGCAACTGACGTACCTGACAACAGAGCAACCGTTTGAATATGTCATCTCCGCTTACCGAGGAGACCGCTATACCTTCACCGTCGAAATGGAACGACAACGCTAA
- the nagA gene encoding N-acetylglucosamine-6-phosphate deacetylase: MTVIINARIYTGEQTIEDGFIRFDRTIEAIGPMSKFEEIAGEETIDAQHQSLIPGMIDVHIHGGYDVDVMDGDVERLRHFSRQMLQEGVTSFLATTITQDWGNITRALETVREVVAQDDTTIVGVHLEGPFINPDYAGAQPHEHIVEPDVEQFLKWQKAAGNTIKLVTYAPERPGARAFEEAVRLTGAIPSAGHTDATYAQNQAGHVTHGTHLYNQMRALHHREPGTVGYCLLTPDVYAEIIPDGIHSAPEMVDFAYRMKGADRLIVITDAMRAKGLADGEYELGGQAVFVRDGAARLENGSLAGSVLTMDAALRNIIAYTGCSLEEAVRMTSVNAAKELQLTQKGSLSVGKDADIVLLDEALHIQETIHRGTRHRITNGKESTS; encoded by the coding sequence ATGACAGTGATCATCAATGCCCGGATTTACACGGGGGAGCAGACGATTGAAGACGGCTTCATTCGTTTTGACCGAACAATCGAGGCGATTGGACCCATGTCGAAATTCGAGGAAATCGCAGGAGAAGAGACGATCGATGCGCAGCATCAATCACTCATTCCGGGAATGATCGATGTGCATATTCATGGGGGATATGATGTCGATGTCATGGATGGAGATGTCGAGAGGTTGCGTCATTTCAGCCGACAGATGTTACAAGAAGGTGTGACATCATTTTTAGCGACGACGATTACTCAGGACTGGGGAAATATCACACGCGCGCTTGAGACGGTCCGAGAAGTCGTAGCGCAAGACGATACGACGATCGTCGGCGTTCATCTTGAAGGACCATTCATCAATCCGGATTATGCGGGTGCACAGCCTCACGAACATATCGTCGAACCGGATGTCGAGCAGTTCTTGAAATGGCAAAAAGCAGCAGGGAACACGATCAAGCTCGTCACATACGCTCCGGAACGCCCGGGAGCACGGGCGTTCGAAGAAGCGGTGCGCTTGACGGGTGCGATTCCGTCAGCCGGACATACAGACGCGACGTATGCCCAAAACCAAGCCGGTCACGTCACGCATGGTACCCACCTCTACAATCAAATGCGGGCACTTCATCACCGGGAACCAGGCACGGTCGGATATTGCCTCCTGACACCAGACGTCTATGCGGAGATCATTCCGGATGGGATTCACAGTGCGCCAGAAATGGTCGACTTCGCCTACCGAATGAAAGGCGCAGATCGACTGATCGTCATCACGGATGCGATGCGTGCAAAAGGATTAGCTGATGGTGAATATGAGTTAGGTGGTCAGGCTGTATTCGTTCGAGACGGTGCGGCACGTCTTGAAAACGGTAGCTTAGCTGGAAGTGTCTTAACGATGGACGCCGCCTTACGGAATATCATCGCCTATACAGGCTGTTCGCTCGAAGAAGCGGTTCGCATGACATCGGTCAATGCGGCAAAAGAACTTCAATTGACTCAAAAGGGAAGCCTCTCGGTCGGCAAGGATGCGGACATCGTCCTGCTCGACGAAGCGCTACACATTCAAGAAACGATTCATCGTGGTACGCGACACCGGATCACGAACGGAAAGGAGTCTACCTCATGA
- a CDS encoding GNAT family N-acetyltransferase, giving the protein MTVIQVRTAEQHQAVRMIRERVFVEEQGVPRHLEYDTHDETAIHLLVLDEQSRPVATGRTRPYDDQRMKVERVATLATARGKGYGGELMQAMERVARREGKQLLTLGAQVQAIPFYQGLGYTIVSDEFDDAGIPHRTMEKKCKSF; this is encoded by the coding sequence ATGACAGTCATTCAAGTACGTACAGCAGAACAACATCAAGCCGTCCGGATGATCCGGGAGCGTGTCTTCGTTGAGGAGCAAGGCGTACCACGCCATCTTGAATACGATACACATGATGAAACAGCGATTCATCTGCTTGTCCTCGATGAGCAGAGTCGACCGGTCGCAACGGGGCGTACCCGTCCATATGACGATCAACGGATGAAGGTAGAGCGTGTCGCGACGCTAGCGACAGCGCGAGGAAAAGGATACGGTGGCGAGTTGATGCAGGCGATGGAACGAGTCGCACGTCGCGAAGGGAAGCAATTGCTAACACTCGGCGCGCAAGTTCAAGCGATCCCGTTTTATCAAGGACTCGGGTATACGATCGTCTCCGATGAATTCGATGATGCGGGCATCCCGCACCGAACGATGGAGAAAAAATGTAAGTCATTTTGA
- the argH gene encoding argininosuccinate lyase — protein sequence MTKLWGGRFTESASAQAEAFGASITFDQKLASVDLKGSLAHAQMLFEQGILAQDEWTQIEQGLKQLETTLADHVYTLADEDIHMNLERLLTEQIGPVAGKLHTARSRNDQVATDLHLWMEQHVEALTTALRELQSVITEQAEQHIETVMPGYTHLQRAQPISLAHHLLAYFWMFERDVERLTDNQKRIRKSPLGAGALAGTTFPIDRFRSAELLGFESIYPNSLDAVSDRDFVIEYLGIASTVMMHLSRFCEEIIIWASQEFGFIELSDAFSTGSSMMPQKKNPDFAELIRGKTGRVYGNLMGFLTTMKALPLAYNKDMQEDKEGVFDTADTVLQSVQIFTGMIESATFKTEALKKATMQDFSNATELADYLVTKGIPFREAHEIVGKAVLYCVQNGCFLKDLNLETYQTFHPDITEDVYPLLDPVQAVARRTSYGGTGFAAVSEQLELAKQHLAN from the coding sequence ATGACCAAACTCTGGGGTGGACGTTTTACGGAAAGTGCTTCCGCTCAAGCGGAAGCCTTCGGAGCATCGATCACGTTCGATCAAAAATTAGCGAGCGTCGATTTAAAAGGCAGTCTCGCACACGCGCAGATGCTATTTGAACAAGGGATCCTCGCTCAAGACGAGTGGACACAAATCGAGCAAGGACTGAAGCAACTGGAAACGACGTTAGCGGATCATGTGTATACGCTAGCAGATGAAGACATTCACATGAATCTCGAGCGTCTATTGACGGAACAGATTGGTCCGGTTGCAGGAAAACTGCATACGGCACGGAGCCGAAACGATCAAGTCGCAACGGATTTACATCTATGGATGGAACAACATGTTGAAGCGTTGACGACGGCATTACGCGAGCTCCAATCGGTCATCACGGAACAAGCGGAGCAACATATCGAGACGGTCATGCCAGGTTATACGCATTTGCAACGGGCACAACCAATCTCGCTTGCCCATCACTTGCTCGCTTATTTCTGGATGTTCGAACGTGATGTCGAACGGTTGACGGATAATCAAAAGCGGATCCGGAAATCACCGCTCGGGGCAGGCGCGCTCGCGGGGACGACATTCCCAATCGATCGTTTCCGTTCTGCCGAGTTGCTCGGTTTTGAGTCAATCTATCCGAACAGTCTCGACGCTGTCTCCGACCGCGATTTCGTCATCGAATACCTCGGGATCGCCTCTACCGTCATGATGCATCTCTCGCGTTTTTGTGAAGAAATCATCATCTGGGCATCGCAAGAATTTGGCTTCATCGAGTTGTCTGATGCTTTCTCGACAGGGTCGAGCATGATGCCACAGAAGAAAAATCCTGATTTCGCTGAATTGATTCGTGGGAAAACGGGGCGCGTCTACGGCAATCTGATGGGCTTCTTGACGACGATGAAGGCATTACCACTCGCTTACAACAAAGACATGCAAGAGGATAAGGAAGGGGTCTTCGATACAGCAGATACCGTTCTCCAATCCGTTCAAATCTTCACCGGAATGATTGAATCTGCGACGTTTAAGACCGAAGCGCTCAAGAAGGCGACAATGCAAGACTTCTCGAATGCAACGGAACTCGCCGACTACCTTGTAACGAAAGGCATACCGTTCCGGGAAGCGCATGAAATCGTCGGCAAAGCCGTCCTTTACTGTGTGCAGAACGGTTGTTTCCTGAAGGATTTGAACCTCGAGACGTATCAAACGTTCCATCCTGATATCACGGAAGACGTCTATCCGCTCCTCGATCCGGTTCAAGCAGTAGCACGCCGGACTAGCTACGGCGGGACAGGGTTTGCTGCCGTGTCGGAGCAACTCGAACTCGCGAAACAGCATCTTGCGAATTGA
- a CDS encoding aspartate kinase — MTTVLKFGGSSVATVEQIQSIANYLKSRAAEGEKLVVVVSAMGKMTDSLIAQAQAITDRPERRELDRLLAIGEEQTISLLSIALNSLGVKALSQTGAQAGISTMGLHTKSKIKQIDGNLLRQKLETYDVVIVAGFQGVNELGDVTTLGRGGSDTTAVALAAVLDKRCEIYTDVDGVYTADPRIHAAAQPIPHISYDEMMEMSALGSKVMEMRSVELGKKYGVHIFVGKTLESKRGTWIMEATETMEQKAVTSVSVTKNVLTVSIKHVPQTNAAVADIFELLSNRHVNIDMISQTTFDSDIFLSFSCPLDEEEFLDEALKDIMDRFTTVKVDRHNQHAKLSVVGIGMRDATGVASKLFAIFRAENIPFYQVTTSEISISYTIAQADIERTVAAIANAFEL; from the coding sequence GTGACAACTGTACTTAAATTTGGTGGAAGCTCGGTTGCGACTGTCGAACAGATTCAGTCTATTGCGAATTATTTGAAGAGTCGCGCAGCCGAAGGTGAAAAACTCGTCGTCGTCGTTTCGGCGATGGGCAAGATGACAGATTCTTTGATCGCTCAGGCGCAAGCCATCACGGATCGCCCCGAGCGAAGAGAACTCGATCGACTGCTTGCCATCGGAGAAGAACAGACGATTTCATTACTCAGCATCGCCCTCAACTCACTCGGCGTCAAAGCGTTATCGCAAACAGGCGCTCAAGCGGGAATCAGTACGATGGGATTGCATACGAAAAGTAAGATCAAACAGATTGATGGAAATCTATTACGACAAAAACTCGAAACATATGATGTCGTCATCGTCGCTGGATTCCAAGGTGTCAACGAACTCGGTGATGTCACGACGCTCGGACGTGGTGGATCGGATACAACGGCTGTTGCCCTTGCGGCAGTCCTTGATAAACGGTGTGAAATCTACACGGATGTCGACGGTGTCTATACAGCTGATCCGCGAATCCATGCCGCCGCTCAACCGATTCCACATATCTCGTATGATGAGATGATGGAAATGAGCGCCCTCGGGTCGAAGGTCATGGAAATGCGAAGTGTCGAACTAGGAAAAAAATACGGCGTACACATCTTCGTCGGGAAAACACTTGAATCGAAAAGGGGAACATGGATCATGGAAGCGACGGAAACAATGGAACAAAAAGCGGTGACGAGTGTCAGTGTGACGAAGAACGTCTTGACGGTATCAATCAAACACGTACCGCAAACGAATGCAGCAGTAGCCGATATCTTCGAACTGTTATCCAATCGCCACGTCAACATCGACATGATCAGTCAAACGACGTTCGACAGTGACATTTTCTTATCGTTCTCATGTCCACTCGATGAGGAAGAGTTCCTCGATGAAGCATTGAAAGACATCATGGATCGCTTCACGACAGTCAAGGTCGATCGCCATAATCAACACGCGAAATTATCTGTCGTCGGAATCGGGATGCGGGATGCAACAGGTGTCGCTTCGAAATTGTTCGCAATCTTCCGAGCAGAGAACATTCCGTTCTATCAAGTTACGACTTCAGAAATCAGCATCTCATACACGATTGCACAAGCAGATATTGAACGGACGGTTGCAGCGATTGCAAACGCGTTCGAGTTATAA
- the nagB gene encoding glucosamine-6-phosphate deaminase, with the protein MKWMIVEKGEELAQVAYQFLKQEIERHPEGLTVGLATGSSPVGVYEEWRKDSLDCRHVTTVNLDEYVGLSPEHPQSYHTFMQEHLFKDVAFKESFVPIGDTEDPMRESERYEALVRNRGIDIQLLGIGANGHIAFNEPGTPFDAKTHVTELTESTREANQRFFDRLEEVPTKAITMGIGTIMEAKKILLVASSERKAEAVRDMMEGVATTDCPATVLKRHADVMVILDEEAASLLSDDAKRTGRAAYLNFMKV; encoded by the coding sequence ATGAAATGGATGATCGTAGAAAAAGGAGAAGAATTAGCACAGGTGGCCTATCAATTTTTGAAACAGGAAATTGAGCGTCACCCGGAAGGTTTGACGGTAGGACTGGCAACGGGAAGTTCACCGGTCGGCGTTTATGAAGAATGGCGGAAGGATTCGCTCGATTGTCGACATGTGACGACGGTTAATCTAGACGAATATGTCGGTCTCAGCCCAGAGCATCCACAAAGTTACCATACGTTCATGCAAGAGCATCTATTCAAAGATGTCGCGTTTAAGGAATCATTCGTTCCAATCGGGGACACAGAAGATCCTATGCGCGAAAGTGAACGATATGAAGCGCTCGTCCGCAATCGAGGAATCGACATTCAATTGCTTGGAATTGGAGCGAATGGACACATCGCCTTCAATGAACCGGGGACACCGTTCGATGCTAAGACACACGTAACGGAATTGACGGAGTCGACACGAGAAGCGAACCAACGTTTCTTTGATCGATTAGAAGAAGTACCGACGAAGGCGATCACGATGGGGATCGGTACGATCATGGAAGCGAAAAAGATTCTTCTCGTTGCTTCTAGTGAACGAAAGGCAGAAGCGGTTCGCGATATGATGGAAGGTGTCGCAACAACGGATTGTCCAGCAACTGTACTCAAGCGTCATGCTGATGTCATGGTGATCTTGGACGAAGAAGCGGCATCTTTATTGTCAGATGACGCTAAACGTACAGGACGAGCGGCTTATCTGAATTTCATGAAAGTATGA
- a CDS encoding LCP family protein has protein sequence MMETRSARKRQPSAGKMFMKVIAALVLLVTIIGSGYAGAVFIKTQETLAKTQINIPGSKVSSKYDDVPSESFLILGTDETKKSKERNEPARSDVMIVGILNKKTEQLVLTSIPRDSLVNIDYSKYDVPYGKTGVEQDKITHAHYFGSMDKSNSYNGIKLARETTENLLGIQIDHVVKVNFQGFVQLIDALDGVDIDVRYAFKEQDSKRKAGTVTVDKGMQHLTGEQALAYVRNRHDDPLGDIGRGQKQMQVIQAVAKEAASFRSLSAYRDILDAVGDNVETNLGPNDYTRLADFTAALRNTTEYQLAGEGYIGISGKWEYHLDPNQLEQVKSNLAKAMQGQEVEPIKEETDPAQSTTEEPVTETEAVPAQ, from the coding sequence ATGATGGAAACGCGATCCGCACGAAAGAGACAGCCAAGTGCTGGCAAGATGTTCATGAAAGTCATCGCTGCACTCGTCCTGCTTGTCACAATCATCGGTTCTGGATATGCTGGAGCTGTTTTTATTAAAACGCAAGAAACATTGGCAAAGACGCAGATTAACATTCCCGGCTCGAAGGTGAGCTCTAAATATGATGATGTTCCGTCTGAATCGTTCTTGATTCTTGGGACGGATGAAACGAAAAAAAGTAAAGAACGAAATGAACCGGCGCGATCAGATGTCATGATCGTCGGAATCTTAAATAAAAAAACGGAACAATTAGTGTTGACGAGTATTCCGCGTGATTCACTCGTGAACATCGATTATTCGAAATACGATGTACCTTATGGTAAGACAGGTGTTGAGCAAGATAAAATCACCCATGCCCATTACTTCGGTTCGATGGATAAATCGAATTCCTATAATGGGATTAAATTAGCGCGTGAAACGACAGAAAACCTGCTCGGTATTCAAATCGATCACGTCGTTAAAGTTAATTTCCAAGGATTCGTTCAATTGATCGATGCATTGGATGGCGTAGACATCGATGTACGATATGCGTTCAAAGAGCAAGATTCAAAACGTAAAGCCGGTACTGTCACTGTTGATAAAGGTATGCAACATTTAACAGGAGAGCAAGCACTTGCTTACGTCCGGAACCGTCATGATGATCCGCTCGGTGATATCGGACGCGGTCAAAAACAGATGCAAGTCATTCAAGCGGTCGCCAAAGAAGCGGCAAGTTTCCGTTCCCTCAGTGCATACCGTGATATTTTGGATGCTGTCGGTGATAACGTCGAAACGAATTTAGGTCCGAACGATTATACACGCTTAGCAGATTTCACAGCAGCGTTACGTAACACGACGGAGTACCAACTCGCTGGAGAAGGTTATATTGGTATCAGCGGGAAATGGGAGTATCATCTCGATCCGAATCAATTGGAGCAAGTGAAAAGTAACTTAGCAAAAGCGATGCAAGGTCAAGAAGTCGAACCGATCAAGGAAGAGACAGACCCGGCACAAAGCACGACAGAAGAACCAGTGACGGAAACAGAAGCCGTTCCTGCTCAATAA